The following are encoded together in the Lathyrus oleraceus cultivar Zhongwan6 chromosome 3, CAAS_Psat_ZW6_1.0, whole genome shotgun sequence genome:
- the LOC127129016 gene encoding structural maintenance of chromosomes flexible hinge domain-containing protein GMI1, producing the protein MERALVVANPKKRKLMISDDDDDDFGIRRREFRFKVLLPNGTSVELTVWSVETEMHFEDFVGLVREKYLELRKKYEWMKKKRDINWKGSGLYLEDAGDNKIKNVIELKNFMPRKCHILRLNDGSSDVAQTFENMWDLTPDTDLLLELPKEYNFEAAIADLIDNALQAVWFNGKNSQKLVRVNVTDDKISIFDNGSGMDDSDENSLVKWGKMGASVHRLSKSMAIGGKPPYLRPYFGMFGYGGLVASMHLGRRTRVSSKTKHVKGVDINKLQCRLKDIYFPYIQAEIVWKNDISYKSIFGCWRLAMPPHNKKRRLATPPCPQQRNQIDCGYFMLRFMRDTLAFGRLKIPTDYFEEFKCAFYTKDQVDEIKEEWCQFMIELNVCS; encoded by the exons ATGGAAAGGGCATTGGTTGTTGCCAACCCTAAAAAGAGGAAACTCATGATTAGTGATGACGATGACGATGATTTTGGAATACGAAGAAGAGAGTTCAGGTTCAAAGTTTTGTTGCCGAATGGAACTAGTGTGGAATTGACAGTGTGGAGTGTAGAAACTGAGATGCATTTTGAGGATTTTGTTGGATTAGTTCGAGAAAAGTATTTGGAACTTCGGAAAAAAtatgaatggatgaagaagaAAAGGGATATAAATTGGAAGGGAAGTGGTTTGTATCTTGAGGATGCTGGTGATAATAAGATAAAAAATGTTATCGAGTTAAAAAATTTCATGCCTCGGAAGTGCCATATTTTGCGCCTTAAT GATGGGAGTAGCGATGTTGCTCAGACCTTTGAG AATATGTGGGACTTAACACCGGATACAGATTTGCTACTGGAGCTTCCTAAAGAATATAATTTCGAAGCTGCTATTGCTGACTTGATT GATAATGCTTTGCAAGCTGTGTGGTTCAACGGGAAAAATAGTCAGAAGCTAGTCAG AGTAAATGTTACTGACGATAAGATTTCAATTTTTGACAATGGTTCTGGAATGGATGACTCCGATGAGAATTCACTAGTAAAATG GGGAAAGATGGGTGCTTCGGTTCACAGATTATCAAAATCAATGGCTATTGGGGGAAAGCCCCCATACTTAAGG CCTTACTTTGGGATGTTTGGATATGGAGGGCTTGTAGCATCCATGCACTTGGGGAG GCGTACTCGTGTTTCGTCCAAAACAAAACACGTAAAAGGTGTTGATATTAACAAACTCCAGTGCCGCCTCAAGGACATATATTTCCCCTACATTCAG GCTGAAATTGTCTGGAAGAACGATATTTCATACAAATCTATATTTGGATGTTggaggttagcaatgcctccgcacaacaaaaaaaggaggttagcaacgcctccg tgtcctcaacaacgtaatcaaatagattgcgggtatttcatgttgaggtttatgcgagatactcttgcttttggccgattaaagattcccaccgat tactttgaggaattcaagtgtgcattttatacaaaggatcaagtggacgaaatcaaagaggagtggtgtcaattcatgatagagctcaatgtttgttcataa